One region of Mesomycoplasma ovipneumoniae genomic DNA includes:
- a CDS encoding MAG0490 family ComEA-like DNA-binding protein — translation MKKIQVISLIVLVGSLAGFSFLAYKLQSHVRSKKQISITILHGVHNPGTKIFDYGTKWRQIFAHFDVIRGYDTSQYESELEVTSDQKISLKPVEKKSKLNKITLKALEKIITNKKIATKLHTFLKEAKNKQITWKEIEWALHLDSATLKILQENFILD, via the coding sequence ATGAAAAAAATACAAGTTATCAGTTTAATTGTTTTGGTTGGATCTCTTGCTGGATTCTCGTTTTTGGCATACAAACTTCAATCTCATGTCAGGTCAAAGAAACAGATTTCTATAACAATTTTACACGGAGTTCACAATCCTGGCACAAAAATTTTTGACTATGGAACAAAATGACGGCAAATTTTTGCTCATTTTGATGTAATTCGCGGATATGACACTAGCCAATATGAGTCCGAACTAGAAGTTACAAGTGACCAAAAAATTTCACTAAAACCTGTAGAGAAAAAATCCAAATTAAATAAAATAACTCTAAAAGCATTAGAAAAAATTATCACTAACAAAAAAATAGCAACAAAATTACATACTTTTTTAAAAGAAGCAAAAAACAAACAAATAACTTGAAAAGAAATCGAATGAGCTTTGCATCTTGATTCGGCAACTTTAAAAATTCTTCAAGAAAATTTTATTCTTGATTAG
- a CDS encoding ABC transporter permease subunit produces MTIISAFKNKPYQRFKKTKVFFAFIFLVLFIVSFYSIFSEINYNGWTLFKKNLTDLFAFSNKHPYYSDSVFSLSMRFLWITIKYTFLGTFIGATLAFFSALFSSQFIKNKYLKSVIWWIIIILKSFPIPFIIDPLKLIFAPKLAAILIVTWFSWIWLHRYFYSFLNSLDLSGYQKAIIKGKNRFFAFKNEIWPFVINKFLGLFLFSFEANIRWTTIISATGVIGIGILINDGVQNPALGWKIVGIPLTVLLVFATFLEFLIIFFNKFILHKRSININQKNKYILWLKVNYNWILRIFFGLIILTLLIISILDIESWRVNQHQINRFFGSLFVFDWSVFSQGKLDNPIYMVWTLLAQVIVCLGIIGVVSILWLLAANEKLNHWIKWSFFKFLLNFFRIIPSLVIFYLFLSFAVQPILWVTFLVGIKNGLGMAKKLNETLNSIDWQKYKLLRLRQWSKFKTITHYIFPLIFKEYFKYLSVQISDSIHDLLLFGIFGGSLLGQKLSTLSQTGIAGDRTAFFTFSWVTWFLILSIEVVIISIQNNYFKKMLVIMAKFKNMIFNIGSKKYLL; encoded by the coding sequence ATGACGATCATTAGTGCATTTAAAAATAAGCCTTACCAAAGATTTAAAAAAACAAAAGTTTTTTTTGCATTTATTTTTTTAGTCTTGTTTATTGTATCTTTTTATTCAATTTTTTCAGAAATTAATTATAATGGTTGGACACTTTTTAAAAAAAATTTAACTGACTTGTTTGCTTTTTCCAACAAACATCCTTATTATAGTGATTCAGTTTTTTCTTTAAGTATGAGATTTTTATGAATCACAATTAAATACACATTCCTTGGCACTTTTATCGGTGCAACTCTTGCTTTTTTTTCTGCACTTTTTAGCTCACAATTTATTAAAAATAAATATTTAAAAAGTGTAATTTGATGAATTATTATAATTCTTAAATCTTTCCCAATTCCGTTTATAATTGATCCCTTAAAACTTATTTTTGCTCCAAAATTAGCGGCAATTTTAATTGTGACTTGATTTTCTTGAATTTGGTTACATCGGTATTTTTATTCCTTTTTAAACTCGCTTGATTTAAGTGGGTATCAAAAAGCGATAATTAAAGGAAAAAATCGCTTTTTTGCATTTAAAAATGAAATTTGACCTTTTGTAATTAATAAATTTCTTGGATTATTTTTATTCAGTTTTGAAGCAAATATTCGCTGAACAACGATTATTTCAGCAACTGGTGTTATTGGTATTGGAATTTTAATTAATGATGGAGTTCAAAATCCTGCATTAGGTTGAAAAATTGTCGGAATTCCACTTACAGTTTTATTAGTTTTTGCTACTTTTTTGGAATTTTTAATAATTTTCTTTAATAAATTTATATTACACAAAAGATCTATTAATATAAACCAAAAAAATAAATATATTTTATGACTAAAAGTAAATTACAATTGAATTTTACGGATTTTTTTTGGACTTATTATATTGACCTTATTAATTATTAGTATTTTAGATATCGAATCATGAAGAGTTAATCAACATCAAATTAATCGTTTTTTTGGATCACTTTTTGTTTTTGACTGAAGTGTTTTTTCACAAGGAAAATTAGACAATCCAATTTACATGGTTTGAACACTTTTAGCTCAAGTTATTGTCTGTCTCGGAATTATTGGTGTAGTTTCAATTTTATGACTACTGGCTGCAAATGAAAAATTAAACCATTGAATTAAATGATCATTCTTTAAATTTTTACTTAACTTTTTTAGGATAATCCCGTCACTTGTTATTTTTTATCTTTTCTTGAGCTTTGCTGTTCAACCAATTTTATGAGTAACATTTCTTGTTGGAATTAAAAACGGCCTTGGAATGGCAAAAAAACTAAATGAAACTCTTAATTCGATCGACTGGCAAAAATACAAATTGTTAAGACTTCGCCAATGAAGCAAATTTAAGACAATAACTCATTATATTTTCCCGTTAATTTTTAAGGAATATTTTAAATATTTATCGGTTCAAATTTCAGATTCAATTCATGATTTGCTTCTTTTTGGAATTTTCGGAGGATCTTTATTAGGGCAAAAGCTCTCAACTCTTTCCCAGACAGGTATTGCCGGTGATAGAACTGCGTTTTTTACTTTTTCGTGAGTAACATGGTTTTTAATTTTATCTATCGAAGTTGTTATTATATCTATTCAAAACAATTATTTTAAAAAAATGCTCGTGATCATGGCCAAATTCAAAAATATGATTTTTAATATTGGGTCAAAAAAATATTTATTATAA
- a CDS encoding ATP-binding cassette domain-containing protein — protein sequence MPNQNQTKNCLIFEDFSFRHDKNGKNLINPLNFKLCNAELLFVIGPSGQGKSSFFLSILQNIFVSGKLIWQEQNLLDQNKKNKKKFLKTVGYLTQTPTSINFQSVYLNLAKNLPKYKNIFYSLFAIPTKNQREQIIKIMSQLGLEEKIYSIFQDLSGGQQQRVEIAKLMLHHPKIILADEPTSALDPKTAAKIIDLIINFGKLNNSITIIISHNINLVKKYDGRILLINNGTANFFNSFSDIDQEQIDSIFGKDDNEDDDH from the coding sequence ATGCCCAATCAAAATCAAACTAAAAACTGTCTAATTTTTGAAGATTTTTCATTTAGACATGATAAAAACGGAAAAAATTTAATAAATCCTCTTAATTTTAAGTTATGCAATGCAGAACTTTTATTTGTAATTGGTCCAAGTGGTCAAGGTAAATCTTCGTTTTTTTTGTCAATTTTACAAAATATTTTTGTTTCAGGCAAGCTAATTTGGCAAGAACAAAATTTATTAGATCAAAACAAAAAAAATAAAAAAAAATTTTTAAAAACAGTTGGTTATCTTACTCAAACGCCAACTTCAATAAATTTTCAAAGTGTTTATTTAAATTTAGCAAAAAATTTACCTAAGTATAAAAATATTTTTTATAGTTTATTTGCGATTCCAACCAAAAATCAACGAGAACAAATAATTAAAATTATGAGCCAACTTGGTTTGGAAGAAAAAATTTATTCTATTTTTCAGGACTTATCAGGAGGTCAGCAACAACGAGTTGAAATTGCAAAGCTCATGTTACACCACCCAAAAATAATTCTTGCTGACGAGCCAACTTCAGCCCTTGATCCAAAAACAGCTGCAAAAATTATTGATTTAATTATTAATTTTGGGAAATTAAATAATTCAATCACAATTATTATTTCTCATAATATTAATTTAGTGAAAAAATATGATGGCAGAATTTTACTAATAAACAATGGAACTGCTAACTTTTTTAATTCATTTTCAGATATTGACCAAGAACAAATAGATTCAATATTTGGCAAGGATGACAATGAAGATGACGATCATTAG